The following coding sequences are from one Polynucleobacter sp. JS-JIR-II-50 window:
- a CDS encoding CaiB/BaiF CoA-transferase family protein produces MGALSHIRVLDLSRVLAGPWCAQNLADLGADVIKVERPGVGDDTRHWGPPFAKDANGKETDESAYFICINRNKRSITVDIAKPEGQELIRKLAADSDVVIENYKVGDLAKYGLDYESLKKVKPDLVYCSITGFGQTGPYAHRPGYDFIIQGMGGFMSVTGEAHDFEGASPQKSGVAIADIFTGMYASTAILAAIVHRDHTGEGQYIDMSLLDTQVAVMANVSSAYLTSGEVPKRWGNASPIIVPYQTFPTSDGWMIVGAGNDGQFRHFVAAGGEPQLADDSRFATNPQRVEHRKQLIPLLEQMTRKKTKGEWISLLEKANVPCGPINNFKEVFENEQVIHRGVQIDVPHPTVGTMKLVASPMRLSKTPTEVRMAPPTLGQHTQEILHERLKLDDQAIKELRIKGII; encoded by the coding sequence ATGGGAGCCTTAAGTCATATTCGCGTTTTAGACCTCAGCCGAGTCTTGGCTGGTCCTTGGTGTGCTCAAAATCTGGCAGATTTGGGTGCGGATGTCATTAAAGTCGAAAGACCCGGCGTTGGAGACGACACCCGTCACTGGGGTCCTCCATTCGCTAAAGATGCCAATGGCAAGGAAACCGACGAATCTGCCTATTTTATTTGCATCAATCGCAATAAACGCTCTATTACGGTTGATATTGCCAAGCCCGAGGGTCAAGAGCTAATCCGCAAACTTGCGGCTGATTCTGATGTTGTCATTGAGAACTACAAAGTGGGTGACCTGGCTAAATATGGACTCGACTACGAAAGCCTAAAGAAGGTTAAACCCGATTTAGTCTATTGCTCAATTACTGGGTTTGGTCAAACTGGGCCTTACGCCCATCGCCCTGGCTACGATTTCATTATTCAAGGTATGGGCGGCTTCATGAGCGTAACCGGTGAAGCGCATGACTTCGAGGGTGCTAGTCCACAAAAATCCGGGGTTGCGATCGCGGATATTTTTACTGGCATGTATGCCAGTACCGCCATACTCGCAGCCATTGTCCATCGCGACCATACTGGTGAAGGGCAATACATTGATATGTCACTGCTAGATACACAAGTAGCTGTAATGGCCAATGTATCCAGCGCCTATCTCACCTCAGGAGAAGTTCCGAAACGCTGGGGTAATGCTTCTCCGATCATCGTTCCCTATCAAACTTTCCCTACCTCTGATGGCTGGATGATTGTGGGCGCTGGTAACGATGGTCAATTCCGACATTTCGTAGCCGCCGGTGGTGAACCTCAATTAGCGGATGACTCTCGCTTTGCAACCAATCCGCAGCGTGTTGAACATCGCAAGCAACTCATTCCACTTCTCGAGCAAATGACGCGCAAGAAGACCAAAGGTGAATGGATTTCACTGCTTGAGAAAGCCAATGTTCCTTGTGGTCCGATCAACAACTTCAAAGAAGTTTTTGAAAACGAGCAAGTGATTCATCGCGGCGTACAGATTGATGTACCCCACCCGACCGTTGGCACTATGAAATTGGTTGCTAGTCCGATGCGCCTATCTAAAACACCCACTGAAGTGCGAATGGCACCACCAACACTGGGTCAGCATACGCAAGAGATCCTGCATGAACGTCTCAAGCTGGATGATCAAGCAATCAAAGAACTCCGCATAAAGGGAATCATCTAA
- a CDS encoding DNA topoisomerase IV subunit B produces MATRKTSEYSESSIQVLKGLEPVRQRPGMYTRTDNPLHIIQEVLDNASDEALGGFGKQIIVTMHADGSVSVEDDGRGIPVGMHPTEKLPVVEIVFTQLHAGGKFEKGTGGAYAFSGGLHGVGVSVTNALSKRLEVTVWRDGQMSTLTFADGKVIEKLKTISSTKEDKSHGTRVRAWPDGKYFDSSVIPMPELIRLLRSKAVLLPGVKVTLIQEKSGDTQTWQYAQGLRGYLNEAIAQAGHGAEVIPPFEGEQYATGTGEEDSFAEGEGAAWVVCWTEDGAPVRESYVNLIPTPAGGTHESGLREGLFNAVKGFIEMHALQPKGVKLMPEDVFARASFILSAKVLDPQFQGQIKERLNSRDAVRLVSGYVKSALELWLNQHVDYGRKLADLVIKQAQARTRAGQKVEKKKSSGVAVLPGKLTDCESEDIGMNEIFLVEGDSAGGSAKMGRNKEYQAILPLRGKVLNTWEAERDRLFANNEVHDIAVAIGVDPHGANDTPDLSNLRYGKVCILSDADVDGAHIQVLLLTLFYKHFPKLIELGHIHISRPPLFRVDAPARGKKPAQKIYALDANELQAIEDKLRKDGVKETAWQISRFKGLGEMSAEQLWDTTLNPDTRRLLPVTLGAWTEDETFKTMDMLMGKSESGARRDWLEERGNEVEADI; encoded by the coding sequence ATGGCTACCCGTAAAACTTCCGAATACAGCGAATCGTCGATTCAGGTCCTAAAAGGACTAGAACCAGTCCGTCAACGGCCTGGAATGTACACCCGCACCGACAATCCACTCCACATCATTCAAGAGGTGCTGGATAACGCATCTGATGAAGCTTTAGGGGGTTTTGGTAAGCAAATCATCGTTACGATGCATGCCGATGGCAGCGTAAGCGTAGAAGATGATGGGCGCGGTATTCCAGTGGGGATGCATCCTACCGAAAAATTACCGGTAGTGGAGATTGTGTTTACCCAGCTTCATGCCGGCGGTAAGTTTGAAAAAGGCACTGGTGGTGCCTATGCATTCTCAGGCGGCTTGCATGGTGTAGGTGTTTCCGTAACGAATGCTTTATCTAAAAGATTAGAAGTCACTGTTTGGCGTGATGGCCAAATGTCGACATTGACCTTTGCTGATGGCAAAGTGATTGAAAAGCTCAAAACAATTTCCTCTACAAAAGAAGACAAGTCGCACGGTACCCGCGTACGTGCTTGGCCAGATGGTAAGTATTTTGATAGCTCAGTGATTCCAATGCCTGAGCTCATTCGTCTATTGCGCTCCAAGGCAGTGTTATTGCCTGGCGTGAAGGTAACGCTGATTCAAGAAAAATCTGGTGATACCCAGACTTGGCAATATGCACAAGGCTTGCGTGGCTACTTAAATGAGGCGATTGCGCAAGCAGGTCATGGCGCCGAAGTCATTCCTCCATTCGAAGGCGAGCAATACGCTACTGGCACTGGAGAAGAGGATTCTTTTGCTGAAGGCGAGGGCGCGGCTTGGGTAGTTTGTTGGACTGAAGATGGTGCACCAGTGCGCGAGAGTTATGTGAACTTGATTCCAACGCCCGCTGGCGGTACTCATGAAAGCGGTTTGCGTGAAGGCTTATTTAATGCTGTTAAAGGCTTTATTGAGATGCATGCATTGCAACCGAAGGGTGTGAAACTGATGCCTGAGGACGTATTTGCACGCGCATCTTTCATTCTGTCGGCCAAAGTATTGGATCCTCAGTTCCAAGGGCAGATTAAAGAGCGCCTGAATTCTCGTGATGCCGTACGTTTGGTTTCTGGCTATGTGAAGTCTGCTTTAGAGCTTTGGCTCAACCAGCACGTTGACTACGGTCGCAAGTTAGCCGACCTGGTGATCAAGCAGGCGCAAGCGAGAACTCGTGCTGGTCAGAAGGTGGAGAAGAAGAAATCCTCTGGCGTAGCCGTACTCCCGGGCAAGCTTACAGATTGCGAGAGCGAAGATATCGGCATGAATGAAATCTTCCTGGTAGAGGGTGATTCTGCTGGTGGATCAGCCAAGATGGGACGTAACAAGGAATATCAAGCCATCCTGCCATTACGTGGCAAGGTATTAAATACCTGGGAGGCTGAGCGTGACCGCTTGTTTGCCAATAATGAAGTGCATGACATCGCTGTAGCAATTGGCGTGGATCCACATGGAGCAAATGACACTCCTGATTTATCTAATTTACGTTACGGCAAGGTTTGCATTCTGTCTGATGCGGACGTCGATGGCGCGCACATTCAAGTATTGCTCTTAACCTTGTTCTACAAACATTTCCCTAAACTCATTGAGTTAGGACATATACATATTTCTAGACCGCCACTATTTAGGGTGGATGCTCCAGCGCGCGGTAAGAAACCAGCACAAAAGATTTATGCCTTAGATGCTAATGAGCTTCAAGCTATTGAGGATAAATTACGTAAAGATGGCGTCAAAGAAACCGCGTGGCAGATCTCTCGCTTTAAGGGTTTAGGAGAAATGAGTGCGGAGCAGCTTTGGGATACGACCTTGAATCCAGACACTCGGCGTTTACTACCGGTTACTTTGGGCGCGTGGACTGAGGACGAAACATTTAAAACAATGGATATGCTGATGGGTAAATCAGAGTCTGGTGCACGCCGTGACTGGCTTGAAGAGCGTGGCAATGAAGTGGAGGCGGATATCTAA
- the parC gene encoding DNA topoisomerase IV subunit A has protein sequence MAIKKTSDKNTPADQADLFSSPIEVDIVEVDEAPAVAATSGGGSGNHDPKTIDLNEDGKDSLTLAVYAERAYLDYAISVVKGRALPDVSDGQKPVQRRILFSMSEMGLRADAKPVKSARVVGDVLGKFHPHGDQSAYDALVRLAQSFSLRYPLIDGQGNFGSRDGDGAAAMRYTEARLTKIASLLLSEIDEGTVDFAPNYDGSFQEPKLLPARLPFVLLNGASGIAVGMATEIPSHNLREVATAAVALMKSPKMSTSELLEIMPGPDYPGGGQIISSAAEIAQIYEAGRGSIKVRARWSVEELARGQWQIVVNELPPATSSQRVLQEIEEITNPKVKVGKKTLTPEQNNLKSTILNVLDGVRDESSKDAAVRLVFEPKSKNIDVNEFVNLLLAHTSLESNAPMNLVMIGNDGRPRQKGLKEILSEWVAFRVATVTRRTQHRLGKVKDRMHILEGRLTVLLNIDKVIKIIRNSDEPKADLIKEFKLSDRQAEDILDIRLRQLARLEGIKIEQELKELKTERDDLEGLLQNDTVLRKRIIKEIESDMKDFGDDRRTLIQEDKRAVAETKVIDEPVTVIVSQKGWVRVRQGHEHDATQFGFKAGDALYATFEVRTVDVIQGFGSDGRVYTVPVSELPGARGDGSPLTSFVNLAAGSQMVAYYAGQPDDLVLLSTKAGYGFLANVADMTTRNKAGKSFLSMDAKVPGDAPLGAAKVKVGMKQVACLSEASKLLVFPLDELKRLPTGGKGVILMGLDDKEHLASAIAVGPDGATYSGAGRAGKPTELGLDAKTLKSFAGNRARKGHFVEPRLKDGKLTAN, from the coding sequence ATGGCGATTAAAAAGACTTCTGATAAAAATACTCCGGCTGATCAGGCGGATTTGTTCTCCAGCCCGATTGAAGTAGATATTGTTGAAGTGGATGAAGCTCCTGCCGTAGCTGCTACCTCAGGTGGCGGATCAGGCAATCACGACCCCAAAACAATTGATCTCAATGAGGATGGAAAAGATAGCTTAACTCTGGCGGTATACGCAGAGCGTGCCTATTTAGATTACGCAATTAGCGTGGTTAAGGGTCGCGCACTACCAGATGTGTCTGATGGTCAGAAGCCTGTGCAGCGTCGTATTTTGTTCTCGATGAGCGAAATGGGTTTGCGTGCCGATGCAAAACCGGTGAAGAGTGCGCGTGTAGTTGGTGATGTGTTGGGTAAGTTCCATCCGCACGGCGACCAATCTGCATATGATGCTTTAGTTCGTTTAGCACAAAGCTTCTCATTGCGTTACCCATTAATCGATGGTCAAGGTAACTTCGGCTCACGCGATGGCGATGGCGCGGCGGCGATGCGTTATACCGAGGCGCGCCTTACTAAGATCGCTAGCTTGCTTTTAAGTGAAATCGATGAAGGTACGGTAGATTTTGCGCCGAACTACGACGGCTCATTCCAAGAGCCCAAATTATTGCCAGCGCGCCTACCGTTTGTTTTGCTTAATGGTGCATCTGGTATTGCCGTAGGTATGGCTACCGAGATTCCTTCGCATAATTTGCGTGAAGTAGCTACGGCTGCCGTTGCATTAATGAAGTCTCCGAAGATGAGCACTTCAGAGCTTTTAGAAATCATGCCTGGCCCTGACTATCCAGGTGGCGGCCAAATTATTTCCTCTGCAGCAGAAATTGCGCAGATTTACGAGGCAGGGCGCGGCAGTATTAAAGTGCGCGCAAGATGGTCTGTTGAGGAGCTGGCGCGTGGTCAATGGCAGATTGTGGTTAACGAACTTCCACCAGCAACTTCCTCGCAGCGTGTCTTGCAAGAGATTGAAGAAATCACCAATCCTAAGGTGAAAGTCGGTAAGAAGACCTTAACTCCTGAGCAAAATAATCTCAAATCGACCATTCTGAATGTGCTCGATGGCGTGCGTGATGAATCGAGCAAGGATGCCGCAGTACGTTTGGTATTTGAGCCAAAGAGCAAAAATATTGACGTGAATGAGTTTGTCAATTTATTGCTTGCTCATACTTCATTAGAATCCAATGCCCCAATGAATTTGGTGATGATTGGTAATGATGGTCGTCCACGTCAAAAGGGCCTAAAAGAAATTCTGTCTGAGTGGGTTGCATTTAGAGTTGCCACTGTCACTCGACGAACTCAGCACCGCTTAGGCAAGGTCAAAGACCGTATGCATATTTTGGAAGGGCGTTTAACCGTTCTTCTGAATATTGATAAGGTCATTAAGATCATCCGCAATAGTGATGAGCCTAAAGCGGATTTGATTAAAGAGTTCAAGCTCAGCGATCGTCAGGCTGAAGATATTTTGGATATTCGCTTGCGCCAGTTGGCGCGTCTTGAAGGTATCAAGATCGAGCAAGAGCTGAAAGAACTTAAGACTGAACGTGATGACCTGGAAGGTTTATTGCAAAACGACACCGTATTACGCAAGCGCATCATCAAAGAAATCGAATCCGATATGAAGGACTTTGGTGATGATCGTCGCACCCTGATTCAGGAAGATAAGCGCGCCGTTGCTGAGACCAAAGTCATTGATGAGCCTGTCACAGTCATTGTTTCCCAAAAGGGCTGGGTACGTGTTCGTCAAGGTCATGAGCATGATGCAACTCAATTTGGCTTCAAAGCGGGCGATGCTTTATACGCTACCTTTGAAGTGAGAACTGTAGATGTTATTCAGGGCTTTGGTAGTGACGGGCGTGTATACACAGTTCCCGTCAGTGAATTACCGGGCGCTCGTGGAGATGGCTCGCCATTAACTAGTTTTGTGAACTTGGCTGCTGGCTCACAAATGGTTGCCTATTACGCTGGTCAACCCGATGATTTGGTATTGCTTTCTACTAAAGCCGGTTATGGATTCTTGGCTAACGTTGCTGATATGACTACCCGTAACAAAGCGGGCAAATCATTCTTGAGTATGGACGCTAAGGTCCCTGGCGATGCCCCTTTAGGTGCCGCCAAGGTAAAGGTAGGCATGAAGCAAGTTGCCTGCTTATCAGAGGCTTCTAAGTTATTAGTGTTCCCATTGGATGAACTCAAGCGCCTGCCAACCGGAGGTAAGGGTGTAATTCTCATGGGCTTGGATGATAAAGAGCATTTGGCGTCAGCTATCGCAGTTGGCCCAGATGGCGCTACTTATTCGGGTGCTGGACGCGCGGGTAAGCCGACTGAACTCGGCTTAGATGCCAAAACCTTGAAGTCATTTGCGGGTAACCGTGCTCGCAAGGGTCACTTTGTTGAGCCACGTTTAAAAGACGGCAAGTTGACAGCAAATTAA
- a CDS encoding XdhC family protein encodes MNSTDLSVLESAVEWLQAGQSVAIATVVQTWGSAPRPIGSWLAIRADGQVAGSVSGGCVEDDLIRRVQTEILTRDTPEMVVYGVTQQEAARFGLPCGGTLRLLVEPRPELAVLEKLLANISSHQITRRSVNLATGKSTLSLGKRSDEFVCTEQEMQTTYGPRWRMVIIGAGQLSLYTADFALASDFEVIVIDPREEYAEGLNRSDIAFVKGMPDDVLLEIGVDSHTAVVALTHDPKLDDMALMEALKSPAFYVGALGSRKNTQKRKERLLEFDVSQEQVEKLHGPVGLYIGALTPPEIAVSILAEVIAVKYGVSIPKKN; translated from the coding sequence ATGAACAGCACCGATTTAAGCGTACTCGAATCTGCCGTCGAATGGCTCCAAGCGGGTCAATCTGTCGCAATTGCGACCGTGGTTCAGACTTGGGGCTCAGCACCCCGTCCAATAGGCTCCTGGCTTGCTATACGAGCTGATGGGCAGGTTGCCGGGTCTGTTTCGGGCGGCTGCGTTGAGGATGACCTGATCCGCCGCGTTCAAACTGAAATCCTCACTCGCGATACCCCAGAAATGGTGGTTTACGGAGTAACCCAGCAAGAAGCTGCTCGTTTTGGTCTGCCTTGTGGTGGCACCTTGCGTTTATTGGTAGAGCCTAGGCCAGAATTAGCTGTTTTGGAAAAGTTGCTTGCAAATATTTCCTCCCATCAAATTACTCGCCGCTCCGTCAATTTGGCTACCGGCAAATCCACCCTCAGCTTAGGTAAGCGCAGTGATGAATTTGTTTGTACCGAACAAGAAATGCAAACCACATACGGTCCTCGTTGGCGCATGGTAATTATTGGTGCCGGCCAACTTTCCTTGTATACGGCTGATTTCGCACTGGCCTCCGACTTCGAGGTCATTGTGATTGATCCCCGCGAAGAATACGCCGAGGGCTTGAATCGCTCCGATATCGCCTTTGTAAAGGGTATGCCGGATGATGTCTTGCTGGAGATTGGTGTTGACTCTCATACCGCTGTTGTTGCGCTAACTCATGATCCGAAATTAGATGACATGGCCTTGATGGAGGCCCTGAAGTCTCCCGCTTTTTATGTGGGGGCGTTAGGTAGCAGAAAAAATACTCAAAAACGCAAAGAGCGCTTGCTCGAATTTGATGTCAGCCAAGAGCAGGTTGAAAAGTTACATGGCCCTGTTGGGCTTTATATTGGCGCTCTCACCCCACCAGAGATCGCAGTTTCGATTCTGGCGGAAGTGATTGCCGTTAAATACGGCGTGAGTATTCCAAAGAAAAATTAG
- a CDS encoding NTP transferase domain-containing protein produces MSISGESSKSPNLRLAILILAAGEGSRLGGYPKALLKKGGESLLKRFIQSTQSFDPIETLVVTGFYSDQIEAEIKLIKQFVTNPITWVKNLQLELGQASSVRLGLESLRGDYDILMIALCDQPSIASAEIEALLGQFNQRAANQEIILPMVNGQRGNPVLFSRRLIDQILSIPGMACRPYMDERPELVKLFITDNQAYLMDVDTQADIQKLGLDPI; encoded by the coding sequence ATGAGCATCTCCGGTGAATCCTCCAAAAGCCCTAATTTGCGTCTAGCCATCCTGATATTGGCAGCGGGTGAGGGAAGTCGTTTGGGTGGATATCCCAAAGCCTTATTAAAAAAAGGCGGAGAAAGTTTGTTAAAGCGCTTTATTCAATCTACCCAGAGTTTTGACCCCATTGAGACTTTGGTCGTTACAGGCTTTTACTCGGACCAAATCGAAGCAGAAATTAAATTAATCAAGCAGTTCGTAACAAACCCAATAACTTGGGTAAAAAATCTCCAGCTGGAGTTGGGTCAAGCCTCTTCAGTACGTCTTGGTCTTGAATCTCTAAGGGGTGACTACGATATTTTGATGATTGCTTTATGCGATCAACCCAGCATAGCGAGTGCTGAGATAGAGGCATTACTAGGTCAATTTAATCAAAGAGCCGCAAACCAGGAAATCATTTTGCCAATGGTGAATGGTCAGCGAGGTAACCCGGTATTGTTTTCAAGAAGGTTGATCGATCAAATCTTATCGATTCCCGGAATGGCCTGTAGGCCCTATATGGATGAGCGTCCAGAGTTGGTCAAATTATTTATTACCGATAATCAGGCATATTTAATGGACGTCGACACGCAAGCCGACATCCAGAAACTAGGGCTTGATCCTATTTAA
- a CDS encoding RidA family protein — MSTKISERLKSLGIDLPPAGPPAAAYVMAATTGNTVFLSGHIAKRDGKPWVGKLGKDLDTETGKAAARAIAIDLIATLQNHLGSLDKVKRIVKVMGLVNSTDGYTEQHLVVNGCSELLFEVFGDAGKHARSAFGVAQIPLGACVEIELIAEI, encoded by the coding sequence ATGAGCACGAAGATTAGCGAACGCCTTAAGTCCCTCGGAATTGATTTGCCCCCAGCGGGTCCCCCGGCTGCTGCGTATGTGATGGCCGCCACTACCGGTAATACAGTTTTTCTATCTGGTCACATTGCGAAACGCGATGGCAAGCCTTGGGTTGGAAAACTCGGTAAAGACTTGGATACAGAAACTGGTAAAGCCGCTGCTCGCGCTATTGCGATCGATTTGATTGCTACCTTACAAAACCACTTGGGCTCTTTAGATAAAGTCAAGCGCATTGTTAAAGTCATGGGTTTAGTGAACTCCACTGATGGCTACACAGAACAACACTTAGTGGTGAATGGCTGCTCTGAATTATTGTTTGAAGTCTTTGGCGACGCTGGCAAACATGCACGTAGCGCCTTTGGTGTCGCTCAAATCCCGCTTGGCGCTTGTGTGGAAATTGAATTGATTGCTGAAATTTAA
- a CDS encoding VWA domain-containing protein, with protein sequence MLIQFFLNLKEAKVPVSVREFLTLLEGLKSGVINPSIDEFYQFSRLTLVKDEQHFDRFDQVFGSYFNGIEQIIALSPDIPLEWLEKKLQRVLTDEEKAALQKLGGPDALKKRLEELLKEQKEWHGGGNKWIGAGGSSPFGHSGYHPEGIRIGGESAGNRTAIKVWEAREFKDYDSDLALGTRNIKVALRRLRRFAREGSTLELDLDKTIHSTAANAGMLDIQMRPERHNQVKVLLLMDVGGSMDDHIQRIAELFSAAKAEFKHLEHYYFHNCVYENLWQSNRRRRDQVTATQDIINKYGPDYKLIFVGDATMSPYEILSPNGSVEYNNKEAGAVWINRLIDHFPHFAWLNPEPESIWQYRQSIDIMQNLMKDRMYPVTLNGLESAMRQLSK encoded by the coding sequence ATGTTGATTCAATTCTTCCTAAATCTGAAAGAGGCCAAGGTGCCTGTTTCAGTGCGAGAGTTTTTAACTCTTTTGGAGGGATTGAAATCGGGTGTTATTAACCCTTCCATTGATGAGTTTTATCAGTTCTCGCGCTTGACCTTAGTTAAGGATGAACAACACTTTGATCGCTTTGATCAAGTGTTTGGTAGCTACTTCAACGGGATTGAACAAATTATTGCGCTATCGCCAGATATTCCACTGGAATGGTTAGAGAAAAAACTTCAACGTGTACTAACGGATGAAGAAAAAGCGGCGCTGCAGAAATTAGGCGGTCCGGATGCCTTAAAGAAGCGTCTTGAGGAGCTTTTAAAAGAGCAAAAAGAATGGCATGGCGGTGGAAATAAATGGATTGGCGCAGGCGGTTCTTCACCCTTTGGTCACAGCGGCTATCACCCCGAAGGCATCCGTATTGGTGGCGAGAGTGCTGGCAACAGAACGGCCATCAAAGTCTGGGAAGCGCGAGAATTTAAGGATTACGACAGCGATCTAGCATTAGGTACACGCAATATAAAAGTCGCTTTACGGCGCTTGCGTCGCTTTGCCCGAGAAGGATCTACTCTAGAGCTCGATTTAGATAAAACCATTCATTCAACAGCTGCCAATGCCGGCATGCTCGATATTCAAATGCGACCCGAGCGACATAACCAGGTCAAGGTTTTGCTACTCATGGATGTCGGCGGTTCGATGGATGATCACATCCAACGCATTGCTGAGTTATTTTCTGCTGCAAAAGCTGAATTTAAGCACTTAGAACATTACTATTTCCATAACTGCGTTTACGAAAACTTATGGCAAAGCAATCGCCGTAGGCGTGATCAAGTGACTGCAACGCAAGACATCATCAATAAATATGGGCCTGACTACAAACTCATCTTTGTTGGAGATGCGACGATGTCTCCTTATGAAATATTGAGCCCCAATGGCTCTGTTGAATACAACAATAAAGAAGCGGGCGCTGTTTGGATTAATCGGCTCATTGACCACTTCCCGCATTTTGCGTGGCTTAATCCTGAGCCCGAATCCATCTGGCAATACCGTCAATCGATCGACATCATGCAAAACCTCATGAAAGATCGTATGTACCCAGTCACTCTAAATGGTCTTGAAAGCGCCATGCGCCAACTTTCCAAGTAA
- a CDS encoding AAA family ATPase, translating to MSKSPLPSPNRFAGSQSYVATDDLKLAVNAAIALQRPLLIKGEPGTGKTMLAEEVAAALNMPLLQWHIKSTTKAQQGLYEYDAVSRLRDSQLGDEKVNDIRNYIIKGVLWQAFEADEPTVLLIDEIDKADIEFPNDLLREIDRMEFYVYETRELIKAKHRPLVIITSNNEKELPDAFLRRCFFHYITFPDANTMQSIVDVHHPNIKQDLLDAALKAFYQIRSLPGLKKKPSTSELIDWLKLLLAEDIPPEALHSSDEKIVVPPLHGALLKNEQDIHLFERLVMMNRNHR from the coding sequence ATGAGCAAATCCCCCTTGCCCTCCCCAAATCGCTTTGCAGGTAGCCAAAGTTATGTCGCCACTGATGATCTGAAATTGGCTGTAAATGCGGCCATTGCGCTGCAGCGCCCTCTTCTCATTAAAGGCGAGCCTGGCACTGGGAAAACCATGCTCGCCGAGGAAGTGGCTGCCGCCCTCAACATGCCACTGTTGCAATGGCATATCAAATCAACCACAAAGGCTCAGCAAGGTCTTTATGAATACGATGCTGTAAGTCGTTTACGCGACTCCCAATTGGGCGATGAAAAAGTAAATGATATTCGGAACTACATTATCAAAGGCGTTCTTTGGCAAGCTTTTGAAGCAGATGAGCCAACAGTATTGCTCATTGATGAAATCGATAAAGCAGATATTGAGTTTCCGAATGATTTATTACGTGAAATTGATCGCATGGAGTTTTATGTCTATGAAACCCGTGAATTAATTAAAGCAAAACATCGCCCACTCGTCATCATTACGTCAAATAATGAAAAAGAATTGCCTGATGCCTTCTTGCGTCGCTGCTTCTTTCATTACATCACCTTCCCAGACGCCAATACGATGCAAAGCATCGTGGATGTGCACCACCCCAATATCAAACAGGATCTTTTGGATGCTGCTCTGAAGGCCTTCTACCAGATACGGTCGTTGCCGGGCTTAAAAAAGAAGCCTTCTACATCTGAGTTAATAGACTGGCTCAAGCTCTTATTGGCGGAAGATATCCCACCTGAAGCACTGCATAGCAGCGATGAGAAGATTGTCGTACCGCCTTTGCATGGGGCTTTACTTAAGAATGAACAAGATATTCATCTATTTGAACGCTTGGTCATGATGAATCGCAATCATCGCTAA
- a CDS encoding cytochrome c, translating into MKKLSFLPHLAVAATLAFAGSVAQADEVKGNAAAGNAKVWLCVGCHSIPDYRADYPLVYKVPMLGGQNGAYIATALSEYKKGERKHPTMRAIAASLSDQDMADIGEYYAAQTASTPNNPLK; encoded by the coding sequence ATGAAAAAACTCTCATTTCTTCCTCATTTGGCTGTTGCTGCAACTTTAGCTTTTGCAGGTTCTGTTGCTCAGGCTGATGAAGTTAAAGGTAATGCCGCTGCTGGTAACGCTAAAGTTTGGCTTTGTGTTGGTTGCCACTCTATCCCCGATTACCGCGCTGATTACCCATTGGTATACAAAGTGCCTATGTTGGGCGGTCAAAATGGTGCCTACATTGCTACCGCTTTGTCAGAGTACAAAAAGGGTGAACGTAAGCATCCAACGATGCGCGCCATTGCTGCTAGCTTGTCAGACCAAGATATGGCTGATATTGGCGAATACTATGCTGCGCAAACTGCCAGCACACCGAACAACCCATTGAAGTGA
- a CDS encoding cytochrome c: MKFALITAVLLSSIGLVNVANAANVDKGQALVEKANCASCHGAGLNAPILPAYPKLAGQYSDYLYYALKAYKVGNGNPQYGRNNAIMGSQVQAFSDADMQDIAAYVSSLPGNFVIKK; this comes from the coding sequence ATGAAATTTGCACTAATTACAGCAGTTTTGCTCTCAAGCATTGGTTTGGTAAACGTAGCAAATGCTGCTAACGTTGATAAAGGTCAGGCATTGGTGGAGAAGGCTAATTGCGCTTCTTGCCATGGTGCAGGACTAAATGCTCCAATCTTGCCTGCCTATCCAAAGTTAGCCGGCCAGTATTCTGATTACTTGTATTACGCTTTGAAAGCATACAAAGTAGGCAACGGTAATCCTCAGTATGGACGTAACAACGCCATTATGGGCTCACAAGTTCAGGCCTTTAGCGATGCGGATATGCAAGATATCGCCGCTTATGTTTCCAGCTTGCCGGGAAATTTTGTTATTAAAAAGTAA